A single region of the Myxococcales bacterium genome encodes:
- a CDS encoding mechanosensitive ion channel family protein has product MVKDFKDLLKQTYFGNDVERWAVALGLALLVWAGLYIAKRLLESRLSRIAAHTKSHVDDVVVAILKATQGFFLLAAALYVGLRTLELPKDFTKPINILMLSLFFVQGGLWIQGAIRSSTLYWQIRRVESPGSRTMAGAINFLAQLVIWSLVFMMVLSNFGVEIGAIITGLGIGGIAAALAVQNVLGDLFASLALYFDTPFDIGDFIVTKGQKGTVEKIGLRSTRVRALSGEQLIFPNADLANNIIQNFKRMDERRVVFEVGVTYDTPYEALERMPRTIREIIEGVPATRFDRSHFREFGDSALIFETVYFCLTSDFNKYMDTQQAINLDLYQRFSEEHIDFAFPTRTLHIESAPKD; this is encoded by the coding sequence ATGGTGAAAGATTTCAAAGACTTGCTGAAGCAGACCTATTTTGGCAACGACGTGGAGCGATGGGCAGTGGCGCTTGGTTTAGCTCTGCTTGTATGGGCCGGACTTTACATCGCAAAGCGTCTCCTTGAGTCACGCCTGAGCCGCATAGCCGCGCATACGAAAAGCCATGTAGACGATGTGGTGGTCGCAATTTTGAAAGCGACACAGGGATTTTTTCTGTTGGCAGCCGCTTTATATGTGGGCTTGCGCACGCTTGAACTTCCGAAGGACTTCACCAAGCCTATAAACATCTTGATGCTCAGCTTGTTCTTTGTCCAAGGCGGCCTTTGGATTCAAGGGGCTATTCGCAGCAGCACCCTCTATTGGCAGATCCGACGCGTGGAGTCGCCGGGATCACGAACCATGGCGGGTGCTATCAACTTCCTCGCTCAACTCGTGATCTGGTCACTGGTGTTTATGATGGTCCTCTCTAACTTTGGGGTAGAGATCGGCGCCATTATCACCGGGCTCGGCATCGGTGGTATTGCTGCCGCGTTGGCTGTTCAAAATGTCCTTGGCGACTTGTTTGCCTCACTAGCGCTCTATTTCGATACACCCTTCGACATTGGCGATTTCATTGTGACAAAAGGGCAAAAGGGGACCGTGGAAAAAATAGGGCTCCGTTCCACACGCGTCCGCGCGCTATCAGGAGAACAACTCATTTTCCCTAATGCGGATCTGGCTAACAACATTATCCAAAACTTCAAACGTATGGACGAGCGACGCGTAGTGTTCGAAGTAGGCGTCACCTATGATACGCCGTACGAAGCCTTGGAGCGCATGCCCCGCACGATTCGCGAAATCATCGAGGGGGTGCCGGCAACGCGCTTCGATCGCTCTCACTTTCGGGAGTTTGGAGACAGCGCTCTTATTTTTGAAACCGTTTATTTTTGTCTTACTTCCGACTTCAACAAGTATATGGACACCCAACAAGCCATAAACCTGGATTTGTATCAACGCTTTAGCGAAGAACACATTGACTTTGCATTCCCTACCCGTACTCTGCACATCGAAAGTGCACCCAAGGACTAG
- a CDS encoding ATP-binding cassette domain-containing protein: MTDDAHIRVVDLTKSYEGQLVLKGVTFDVLRGQTNMVIGRSGSGKTVLMRQIIRLEEPDSGSIFLDDVDIAHMPEGRLSRLRYKFGMVFQMSALFDSLTVFDNVAFPLEEHTKLNKAAIHERVMDKLSALGIAEAWNKLPSHISGGMAKRAAVARALVMEPEILIYDEPTSGLDPIAARTVDDMIAEMQERFSVTALVISHDLESVTRIADRVNVLHAGKIAVSSTPAELLASDHPVVREYLLAAGQNLDA, encoded by the coding sequence ATGACCGACGACGCACACATCCGGGTCGTGGATCTCACGAAGTCCTACGAAGGACAGCTGGTCCTGAAAGGTGTCACCTTCGATGTCTTGCGCGGCCAAACCAATATGGTGATCGGACGCTCTGGGTCAGGGAAAACAGTGTTGATGCGTCAGATCATCCGGCTCGAAGAGCCCGATTCGGGAAGCATATTTCTAGACGATGTTGACATCGCGCACATGCCTGAGGGACGACTTTCACGCCTTCGCTACAAGTTCGGTATGGTGTTTCAGATGTCTGCTTTGTTTGATTCACTCACGGTATTTGATAACGTTGCATTTCCGCTCGAGGAGCACACGAAGCTCAACAAGGCAGCAATCCACGAACGTGTCATGGATAAGCTGTCCGCCTTAGGCATTGCAGAGGCGTGGAACAAACTTCCCTCTCATATCTCGGGCGGCATGGCCAAACGGGCGGCCGTTGCGCGCGCCTTGGTCATGGAACCCGAGATACTCATTTATGACGAGCCCACCTCAGGCTTGGATCCTATCGCCGCCCGCACTGTGGATGATATGATTGCAGAGATGCAAGAGCGGTTTTCCGTCACCGCCTTGGTAATCAGCCATGATCTCGAGTCGGTAACTCGCATTGCGGACCGGGTAAATGTACTACATGCAGGTAAAATCGCAGTCAGCAGCACTCCTGCGGAATTACTTGCAAGCGACCACCCGGTAGTCCGAGAATACCTGCTAGCGGCCGGTCAAAATTTAGATGCTTAG
- a CDS encoding ABC transporter permease: MMRAPRALWRWSLGWLTEIGILARLMGSVGYWTFRRPYRFRQFINAMEFVGVQSIFIVALTAAFVGMVFGLQFVHGIRQFGAENQTGAVVGLALTRELAPVFASLMVSSRAGSAMCTEIGSMRVSNQIDALVTMAVNPVQYLVVPRVVAGLIMVPLLSMIFNIVGALGAWFVCVHVLSLDSGIFLDKITWYVDTPDLLQGVLKAAVFGVAITLIACRHGFYAEGGAAGVGRATTRAVVHSAVGVLILDYLITQLITGAGGL, from the coding sequence ATGATGCGTGCGCCACGCGCACTCTGGCGTTGGTCTCTGGGATGGCTCACCGAGATTGGCATCTTGGCGCGGCTGATGGGAAGTGTGGGTTATTGGACTTTCCGCCGTCCCTACCGCTTCCGGCAGTTCATCAACGCCATGGAATTTGTTGGCGTGCAATCCATTTTTATTGTGGCGCTGACCGCAGCTTTCGTGGGCATGGTGTTTGGTTTGCAATTCGTTCACGGCATTCGGCAATTCGGTGCAGAGAATCAGACCGGCGCCGTGGTAGGTCTCGCTCTTACACGTGAACTCGCGCCGGTATTCGCCTCGCTCATGGTCTCAAGTCGCGCAGGTAGTGCCATGTGCACCGAGATTGGTTCCATGCGTGTGAGCAATCAAATTGACGCCTTGGTCACAATGGCCGTGAACCCCGTGCAGTATCTCGTGGTACCTCGGGTGGTGGCCGGGTTGATCATGGTCCCACTTCTCTCCATGATCTTTAATATTGTCGGTGCCTTAGGCGCTTGGTTTGTATGCGTCCACGTGTTGTCCCTCGACTCTGGGATATTTTTGGACAAGATCACATGGTACGTTGATACCCCAGACCTGCTCCAAGGCGTGCTAAAGGCGGCGGTGTTTGGCGTGGCCATCACACTCATCGCATGCCGACACGGGTTCTATGCGGAGGGCGGTGCTGCCGGGGTGGGACGCGCAACCACCCGCGCAGTCGTCCATAGCGCTGTAGGCGTACTGATTCTCGATTACCTCATAACGCAACTCATCACGGGAGCAGGCGGCCTATGA
- the alr gene encoding alanine racemase, with the protein MFSVRSSYITVDLDKLRANYTHLKRIAYPARVHAVIKANAYGHGLVPVARALESHGADGLCVALVEEGLELRAAGISLPIWVLNGIYGTYHREVIRAHLTPIIWDTADALAFNAAAEGTLAVHVKIDTGTARLGVPRQEFASFLDGLDSCQNLQIAGAMTHLASADTDPDMTHVQLSRFDQALAQLQAHGHRPTFIHAANSAATLGYAHARYSAVRNGITVYGIGPDLQPALSLTTHILAVRQLPKGEPVGYRNAYHTKRDSRLATIALGYGDGFPRSLTNRGTVLVGGVRCPVVGEISMDLTIVDITDVPQAHPGDEAVLIGTQSHAALPAQQVAQAAEMSVYELFTRLMPRVPRVYIGGSCV; encoded by the coding sequence ATGTTTAGCGTGCGTTCCAGCTACATCACTGTGGATCTGGATAAACTTCGGGCCAACTACACCCATCTTAAACGCATTGCATATCCCGCGCGCGTCCACGCGGTCATCAAAGCCAATGCCTACGGTCATGGTCTGGTTCCCGTGGCTCGCGCCTTAGAGTCACACGGCGCTGATGGATTGTGCGTGGCGCTCGTTGAAGAGGGGCTCGAGCTTCGAGCTGCCGGCATTTCTCTGCCCATTTGGGTCCTCAATGGTATTTATGGAACATATCATCGCGAGGTCATAAGGGCGCACTTGACGCCTATTATTTGGGATACTGCCGACGCGCTCGCCTTTAATGCCGCCGCAGAAGGAACTCTAGCCGTGCACGTTAAAATTGATACGGGCACCGCGCGTCTGGGGGTACCCCGGCAAGAGTTTGCTTCTTTCTTAGACGGCCTGGACTCTTGCCAAAACCTGCAAATCGCCGGCGCCATGACTCACCTCGCTTCGGCAGATACCGATCCCGACATGACGCATGTGCAGCTTTCTCGATTTGATCAGGCCTTGGCCCAATTACAGGCGCATGGCCATCGTCCCACATTCATTCATGCGGCCAACAGCGCCGCTACGCTGGGTTACGCGCACGCACGCTATTCCGCTGTACGTAACGGTATCACGGTGTATGGAATCGGCCCCGATCTTCAACCGGCGTTATCACTCACGACCCACATCCTTGCAGTCCGACAGTTGCCGAAAGGAGAGCCCGTGGGATATCGTAACGCTTACCATACTAAGCGCGATTCGAGACTTGCGACCATTGCTTTAGGCTATGGAGACGGCTTTCCGCGTTCTTTGACTAATCGCGGCACAGTGCTCGTGGGCGGCGTGCGATGTCCCGTCGTAGGTGAGATATCGATGGATCTCACCATAGTGGATATCACCGATGTGCCACAAGCCCATCCCGGGGACGAAGCCGTGCTGATCGGCACACAGAGCCATGCCGCGCTACCCGCGCAACAAGTGGCTCAAGCCGCCGAGATGAGTGTGTATGAGCTTTTCACTCGACTTATGCCCCGCGTACCCCGAGTATACATCGGTGGCAGCTGCGTATGA
- a CDS encoding PilZ domain-containing protein, with the protein MSATRRQSSRTKKRLTVRYGTEDLELASHTKDISTGGIFIVARTLIDIGTQIHLRILWSTGFFYGEGMVVRHHKIHHELQRIEDQGMGIRFMPPAEVVERVVPRHLREGGHLVLDCTSKAQVAHFIDSQLRHGVLYVPIGDPSPSMHQQVRFDIVLVFRKTQDRLVGEGEVIQLLEPDGTKRRDRSGAVVQVVSPEMLINRLKELLDV; encoded by the coding sequence ATGAGCGCCACCCGCCGGCAATCCTCCCGCACCAAGAAACGGCTTACCGTGCGCTATGGGACCGAAGATCTCGAACTCGCCAGTCATACCAAAGATATCTCGACGGGCGGGATATTTATCGTGGCCCGCACCCTTATCGATATTGGCACACAGATCCATTTGCGTATTCTCTGGTCCACGGGATTTTTCTATGGCGAGGGCATGGTGGTTCGCCATCACAAGATTCATCACGAGCTTCAGCGCATCGAAGATCAAGGCATGGGAATCCGCTTTATGCCCCCTGCAGAAGTCGTGGAGCGTGTGGTCCCTCGCCACTTGCGCGAAGGCGGGCACCTCGTCTTAGATTGCACGTCTAAAGCACAGGTGGCGCACTTCATCGATAGTCAGCTTCGGCACGGTGTGCTTTACGTGCCCATTGGTGATCCGTCCCCGTCAATGCACCAGCAAGTTCGCTTTGACATTGTTCTTGTCTTTCGTAAGACACAAGATCGTCTCGTCGGAGAGGGCGAGGTCATCCAGCTGCTTGAACCCGATGGCACCAAACGCAGGGATCGATCAGGAGCGGTTGTACAAGTGGTTTCGCCGGAAATGCTCATAAACAGACTGAAAGAGCTGCTAGATGTTTAG
- the lepB gene encoding signal peptidase I: MKFSFIAWIVGPVIAVLAILRIFFVDVAVVGHNGMAPTLIAGDQIAVWRDAQLERGDVAMCGHPNRPGEYTVGRILARMGDHITYERNQIRINGLRPELDFRARMAFVDTVANVTYDVVPVTEVFGNIKHEVFNPVDNEIWLKSKQVQRGFFLLGDNRTRRHADDSRFFGEVDPLTCKGKVFLRLRPSETTPAELKHNWLDWISGS; the protein is encoded by the coding sequence ATGAAGTTTAGCTTTATTGCATGGATAGTGGGACCGGTCATTGCTGTGCTCGCTATTCTTAGAATTTTTTTCGTGGATGTGGCCGTGGTCGGTCACAATGGAATGGCGCCTACACTGATTGCGGGCGACCAAATAGCAGTCTGGCGCGATGCTCAACTTGAACGAGGCGACGTGGCCATGTGTGGTCACCCAAATCGTCCGGGGGAGTATACCGTTGGGCGAATCTTAGCAAGAATGGGTGATCACATTACATACGAGCGCAATCAGATCCGCATAAATGGACTGAGGCCAGAGTTAGATTTTCGGGCGAGGATGGCCTTTGTCGATACGGTTGCTAATGTGACTTATGATGTGGTTCCTGTCACGGAAGTGTTCGGCAACATCAAGCACGAGGTTTTTAATCCCGTGGACAATGAAATATGGCTGAAATCCAAACAAGTACAGCGAGGGTTTTTCCTCTTGGGGGACAATCGGACGCGGCGACACGCCGATGACAGCCGTTTTTTTGGCGAAGTGGATCCCCTGACGTGCAAGGGCAAGGTTTTTCTGAGACTCAGGCCGTCGGAGACGACGCCAGCCGAGCTCAAGCACAATTGGCTAGACTGGATCTCGGGAAGTTAG
- a CDS encoding type IV pilus twitching motility protein PilT — protein MSEAPLGAHEPPINRYLRKMIKLGASDLHLSSDVAPMVRLHGEMKRLEAGESLGPEALRALVQQIMPERNIQEFDEIHDTDFAYSIEDVARFRVNVFLDRKGIGTVIRQIPFEILTPEQLGLPKQVLDLCWLSKGLVVVTGPTGSGKSTTLATLVDFINQNRSDHIITIEDPIEFVHANKKCLVNQREISTHTKSFKRALRAALREDPDIVLVGEMRDLETISIAIETAETGHLVFGTLHTTTAPSTVDRIIDQFPPEQQSQIRVMLSESLKGVIAQVLCRKKTKGRVAAYEILIATAAIGNLIREGKTFQIPSAMQTGRNLGMRLMNDHLLELVVTGQVDAQEAYIKSADKHSFKTLLTQNNIALTT, from the coding sequence ATGTCGGAAGCTCCACTTGGTGCTCATGAACCGCCTATCAATCGTTATCTGCGAAAGATGATCAAGCTTGGCGCCAGCGATTTGCATCTGTCATCTGACGTCGCGCCTATGGTGCGGCTTCACGGTGAGATGAAGCGTTTGGAAGCTGGTGAATCGCTGGGGCCCGAGGCACTTCGCGCGCTTGTACAGCAAATTATGCCAGAGCGAAATATCCAGGAGTTCGACGAAATACATGATACGGATTTTGCTTATAGCATCGAAGATGTTGCGCGCTTTCGTGTAAATGTGTTCCTTGATCGCAAGGGAATCGGCACGGTCATACGCCAAATTCCGTTTGAGATTCTCACGCCCGAGCAACTGGGTCTGCCCAAACAGGTACTGGATCTCTGTTGGCTTTCTAAAGGCCTGGTCGTGGTCACGGGGCCTACCGGTAGCGGCAAGTCGACCACGCTTGCCACACTGGTGGATTTCATTAATCAAAATCGCAGCGACCATATCATTACCATCGAGGATCCGATCGAGTTTGTGCATGCGAACAAAAAATGTTTGGTTAATCAGCGCGAAATAAGCACCCATACAAAGTCGTTTAAACGAGCGCTTCGGGCTGCGCTGCGGGAAGACCCTGACATTGTGCTCGTCGGAGAAATGCGAGACTTGGAAACGATTTCTATCGCGATTGAGACCGCAGAGACCGGGCATTTGGTGTTTGGTACACTTCATACCACAACCGCGCCTAGTACAGTCGACCGCATCATTGACCAGTTTCCACCTGAGCAGCAAAGCCAGATTCGCGTCATGCTTTCCGAGTCACTGAAGGGTGTCATTGCGCAGGTACTATGCCGGAAAAAGACCAAGGGCAGGGTAGCGGCCTATGAAATTTTGATAGCGACCGCTGCAATTGGTAATCTCATTAGAGAGGGTAAGACATTTCAGATTCCCAGCGCCATGCAAACAGGACGAAATTTAGGGATGCGCTTGATGAACGACCATCTGCTCGAACTCGTTGTGACAGGACAAGTGGATGCGCAAGAGGCGTATATCAAATCTGCGGATAAACACAGTTTCAAAACGCTTTTGACCCAGAACAATATTGCGCTTACGACATAA
- a CDS encoding NAD-dependent isocitrate dehydrogenase — MTHEHHVVLIPGDGIGPEVSDAVQQILAAARVPICWHEHHAGIAALEKGMELFPASTLDAIRLHKVALKGPCTTPVGKGFTSVNVYLRRELDLYAAVRPIRNMPGVITRFENVDLVVLRENTEGLYSGIENEITQGVVTSLKVATEHACRRIADWGFHYARERGRKRITVFHKANIMKLTDGMLLRCAREARERGGFSDIEYDEVIIDAGCMKLVQDPSQFDVLLLENLYGDVVSDLGAGLVGGLGVVPGANFGDEYAVFEAVHGSAPNIAGQGIANPLALLMSAVMMLNHLSESCQDPSLRACGTRIKAAYNHALSAGHLTRDLGGTLDTQQFVDALITLL, encoded by the coding sequence ATGACTCATGAACACCATGTGGTGCTTATCCCGGGGGATGGTATCGGTCCCGAGGTCTCTGATGCCGTTCAACAGATTCTTGCCGCGGCGAGGGTGCCTATTTGCTGGCATGAACACCATGCAGGCATTGCTGCGTTGGAAAAGGGAATGGAGCTTTTCCCTGCGAGCACGCTGGACGCGATTCGTTTACACAAAGTGGCCCTCAAGGGTCCCTGCACCACCCCCGTAGGCAAAGGATTTACGTCGGTCAACGTTTATTTGCGACGAGAATTGGATCTGTATGCGGCGGTTCGTCCAATCCGAAACATGCCGGGGGTAATTACGCGCTTTGAGAACGTGGACTTAGTCGTGCTTCGCGAGAATACAGAAGGGCTGTACAGCGGGATCGAGAACGAGATCACGCAGGGCGTTGTCACCAGCTTGAAAGTGGCCACCGAGCACGCGTGTCGGCGTATAGCCGACTGGGGATTTCATTACGCGCGGGAACGCGGTCGCAAGCGAATCACAGTGTTTCACAAGGCGAACATCATGAAGCTGACCGACGGGATGTTGTTGAGGTGTGCACGTGAGGCGCGCGAGAGGGGCGGGTTTTCAGATATCGAGTATGATGAAGTTATCATTGATGCTGGATGCATGAAGCTGGTGCAGGACCCCTCTCAGTTCGACGTGCTTCTACTCGAAAATCTTTACGGGGATGTCGTAAGTGACCTGGGCGCCGGACTAGTGGGCGGGCTCGGAGTCGTGCCTGGCGCGAATTTCGGCGATGAATACGCAGTGTTCGAGGCAGTGCATGGCTCTGCCCCCAATATTGCGGGGCAGGGCATCGCCAATCCTTTGGCCCTGTTGATGTCGGCGGTCATGATGCTCAATCATCTGTCCGAAAGCTGTCAAGATCCAAGCCTGCGAGCATGCGGAACTCGGATTAAGGCTGCGTATAATCACGCTCTTTCCGCGGGCCATCTCACGCGGGATTTGGGGGGAACGCTGGATACACAACAGTTTGTGGATGCGCTGATCACCCTTTTATAG